AAGAATTTGGTGCAATTTTTGTATCTGATGTAGGTTTTTATGTTGAGATTTTTGAAAGTTCGACAGAAATTTCTGCTATTTCTGGTTAGAAAAGATAATTCACAGTTCTGATGAAATTTAACAATCAAAATTTGGTAAACACCAAGACCGAAAGTGCTCACTGCTTGTTGTCTTAAAAGGATCAAAACCCTGCATTATTACTTAAGGAACTATTTTGAAGCTACTACCAAAGATATGGGaccattttgatcattttctctcAATAACTCTTTGTCAAGCTTAAGACAAGATGATATTTTATGTTGCTACcatatctttttcttcttcttctttttgaaaCTGAATGTTGTACCACATAGACCTATTATTAAATAAACCTCACAAAGAATGCAGAGTGAACAAACCCCTTTTTTCTGTTGAAGCGAATGATCTTATCCATGATAGGAATGCCAAAAGCTAGTGTCTTTCCAGTTCCAGTTCTAGCTCGGCCAATCATGTCTGACCCCTGCATTGCTGGTTCCAAAACAGCTCTCTGATACaacccaaaagaaaaataatccaTCTTGAATCAGAAACCTTTTCACAGACTTTCAGTTTTGATCAGAAACCAAaactaaaaccaaatgaaaataTGTCTATTAGAAGAACGAAGATTTAGATCTCTCTTCCTTTATTCGGGGGAGGCCCAAAACAACATATTAATCGAAGCATATAAGaccaaaacacaaaaagaaagcTCACCCCAAACAATTGacaaaaataagtaagaaaggATCTTCCACACCTGACACATCTCAACGTTCTTTACAAGATGTTGTTTGGCCATGAGAATTATTcactttatttcaaaattagtaTTTGGTTATAAGATAATCCAACTTGGAATTGGTTTTTCCAAATTCGGAAAAGCgcttaacaacaacaacatacccaatataataacACAAAGCGAGGTCTGGGAAGTGTAGAGTGTATCCACGGAGCTTATgaggttgtttctgatagaTACACCCAACAGATAGtaacacaacaaaataataagataatcgAAAATACAAGAACTAGCACATAGTAAAAGAAACTACAAGAGCAATACTACAACTATTAGTATGGTCTGATAGCAAAACAAGGCACTACAGAGAACCTCCTTCAAGCTTAAAttactatttttctttcaaacacacaatttatacataaaaataagagTCAAtatgctttttctttttctcaaatgGAAATCACATATATGCAGAGAACCTCCAAGTAAGTCTAAATTACTCTTTCTATACacaaatatagtaaaattagTAAGCTAAAAATGCagtcttttttaaaaacaaataaaaaatcataacagTTTAAAACACCTGAATTGGAAAAAGACTAGTAATTCCCCTTTGTGCCAAAGCTGAAACAATTTCCTCAGAAATCCCAAGTTTCGAAATCTCAAGCCCTACTTCACAATCCTCTTCTAATTCCACCATCGCCATTGCCGTCGCTGTTGCAGCCTGCAAACAACAACCACCCCCATGAAATCCCTTAACACTATACCCAAATTTACCATCAACCCTGTTCATTGGTGGTGCTGATATTGTTAAAGAAGTGGTAAAGCTGTGAACTTGAGGTACTGGAAGGGCATTTCTGGGACTAAATTTGTCACTGAAGATATGAGAAATGGAATTAATGGACACCCTTTTTGATGTTAGTGAAGATGAAGACTTCCTCAGTAGAAAAAGACTGTTCATTTTGCTATATCTCAATGGACAAGGGAGAAAAGCCATGGTTTTGCTAGGGTTTTTGTTAGGGTTTATGCAGAGGAAGGAAGGAAGAATTTGAGGGAGTGTTGAAGAGATAAGGTTTTCAAGAAACACTCAAAAACCAAATCCAAAGATGAAAGTGTAAACTAAAAGGACTTTATAAGATAGGGGGAAGATATTTTTGGTGTAGTATgagaaaatgactaaaataccCCTTAGGTCTAAGACTCTCGTCGTTCGGTTCGCGGACTAAATTATTCGAAAGTAAGTATGGGAGCGTATGGGGTGATAAAAAATCATTATGCATATACGAGgttaaattctttttcttttgtttatatatatagttgataATGAATTTCATTGGTGAAAATCCTATACCCAAAGTTCTGCCACTGGAGAAGgtgggtggggggtggggggggcGTGTTTAGGACACGTGTAGTGGTTTCTCGAAATTGGTTATTTGAGTTGTTAGTGAAGAGTGATACTAATGTGCACTTCTAGTCACGGTAACGACATAAATATGGCCAACTATTAACAGAGTGCATGACTGAGTCATTTCTAAGAATTCGAGACACGTTGGAGCTTTTTTTTCCACTTCGAAATGCTACACTTATTGTAAAGAAGGAAATAAGTTGGTAAGAAACAGAAATGAGGAAATAGTacaaggatgtagtttaagatgAATGGAAAAGTTTGCCAAGATAGGCAAAGATCGAGTCAAATCTCTCTATAACGACAATCATTTGTTTCCGATTTCATTTGTTGTAGCTATGGTCATGAAATGTTAGTATAGAGAACGTTTGATACACACAGAAAACATGGATGTTATAGTAAAATGTAGTAGTTATAAAGGATTACTGTTATAGAAAGGTTTGGACGAATGAAGCTAACGTAAATCGGAAGACATAAACAGAACAGACGAAGAAACACAAAATTTCTGGCAATACTTCGAGAGAAATCAATCAAACAGACATACTATTCATTCCAAGAACTCTTTTTGTTCTACTTATTTTAGGATCATAAATCACTCGTGCTGTTATCGTATTTGAGGGGTTTAAAGGTAACGCGTTTGCCTCCTTCGCGTCTTAGAATCCTAAGCATGGAGAAGCAAACTGAAGAAACTCATCATTTCTTTCTAATGCAGACAACTCTCCGTCTTGCAAGCTTGCGATCACTTCAACTCCGTCCCCATTTTGGTTATCCATCAAAATGAACATATTCATTGGATAAGTAGAAAAATCAACTTGTCTTGGCCTCCCCCATCCAAAATTTATGTCATTTGACGGGAATCTCCTTAAACTACTAAATCTATACATAGGAATATCGTTGTTTGAGGTTCGTTCGTTTAGTTCTCTAGCTATATCAGATACCATTGAACATAGGAACTCTTCTGATTCAATGTATTTTAGCATATCTTGTATCTTCTCTTTACCTTTTCTAAGCTCACTAACTAGTCTTTCCAAATTCATCTCTTCCTTATTCGTTGCTGATACAACGAAAGGAAGAATAGCATTCCCGGTTAAGTCTGCTGGAACTAGTGCATCATTACTTGTTCCGCGTTGATCTACTGCTTGTATCAGTAAGGATTGTGGTGTACTAACACATCTGTATATGAATGCAGTGATTGCTTCTACTGTCGTAGGACAGATTTGAGTTGCGGAATCAGCTGATGAACTAATCAAGGACTTGAGAGATTTCAAGTTGGAGGCTGTAAAATGAAACCtttttgattcatttttgtATAAAGGAGGATCAGCAACTACTTGAAATGATGAAGAGTTTGATGGTTTAAATATTGATGATCCATTAAACAGAAGAGATAGTTTTGCTTCTGAATCGCGCGCTACCATGGACCAGTCCTTTAAGAATTTACCCAAACTGTAACCATCACTAACCTTGTGTGAAAGGCATACACCAAGCGCTACGCCACCACATTCAAAATGACAAAGTTTAGCTGCGACTAAACTGTCCGTTGATGGGAACCAAGGATCAAAAGGAAGTACTAGATTATCGATGTAAGTACGAGGGTGATCAAAGATACTAGACATTGGACAATCAATTCGGACTTGGGATAGATCGGCCCCTATGTCATTACATTCGACAAAGGAGTTGTCTCTTACTTGTCCAGCAAACGGATAGTATGACGTTAGGACTTTGGAAAGGGATTTTTCAAGAACTTGAGATATCTTCGTTGGTTCTGGCATGCTTGTCGTTGTGTTCTGTTTCGGGTAGAATAACAAAGCTGCCATATAGGAGTGAGTCCCCATTTGATCCATAAGTGAGAGCTTGTGAATTCTATGTGAAAGTGGAGTTGGTGAAGAAGGTTTGATAATCTTTCTTGAAAGTGAAACAAGTCTTGAAGCAGACATTTTTAGTTGAATGAATGAATACAAATGGTTTGTTTAGATGCAATGCCACTTTTAACTCATCATGTATATATACTAGTCTTCAAATTTGGCAAGCTAGAGGTATATATGGCCTAATAATAGACGAAAAAGCGCGCTAGGTGATTAATTCCCCTCTCGTCAAGATCGACTAGGTATATAGAGTTATCCAGTAAATGTATCGGATTGAGGTGATCATATGTATTCCATAGAACAGTCGAAGTGTGTGGAAGTTGTGTCAATATGGAGtatgattatgttataataTGAACAAAGCTATTGTTTTCTAGCAAGGTGTGGAtgatttcttcttcatctctATGCATAGTCctttctgttctttttattttattggtcGATATTTATTCACACTGAGTGTTTATTgttgttataaatatttaagtatAACTATACGGTTAAGTGATACATGCATTAATGAAAGATGTTTTGAATTCGTTAATTTGATGTAAATATCGAGTACCGATAAATTCTTATGAtgcaaataacttttttttttcttggaatTATCTAAAGCTACACTATGTATTTATTTAAGTAGGGTAGATAAAAGACAACACAAGAGAAAAGGCTTATAGGGTGTGAGGGACATGTTATACATGCTAAAATTAAATAACCTATGGTATGGAGTTTggctaaaaaaattaaaaataatcactaGCCTTTTTTATCAATGACCACACAGCAAATACCCTTTTTAACCCCTAATAAGATTACGAGAACCGTCATATGATTGATTGTTCTTTCGGGTTTTTATGATCGATTGTTTTGATATGTCCTTATGATTCAATCAAAGAGCATATAATTTATCGACTTCATAATAAGATTATCACACAATTTTATCAGTTCTTCGTCTttctatataaattcatatgttTGTGACGCGTAAAATAGAATTAATTAGCAGGACAATGCATCATTATCTCAATAAtgtaacaaaataaagaattcTCTTATATCGTACGATAAAGGAATTAATATCTAAAATGATCAtctaactaaaaagaaaaatctcaacgaaatttttttttcatagtaAGTTACTCAACTAATTGTTTTCATTCAAATTGATTGACATGCAATTTAATACAAAGCAATATTTAACCTACTCAATTAggcttaatatttttttataaaaattatcaatttttttttctttttgaataa
This portion of the Solanum pennellii chromosome 12, SPENNV200 genome encodes:
- the LOC107007059 gene encoding acylsugar acyltransferase 3-like, translated to MSASRLVSLSRKIIKPSSPTPLSHRIHKLSLMDQMGTHSYMAALLFYPKQNTTTSMPEPTKISQVLEKSLSKVLTSYYPFAGQVRDNSFVECNDIGADLSQVRIDCPMSSIFDHPRTYIDNLVLPFDPWFPSTDSLVAAKLCHFECGGVALGVCLSHKVSDGYSLGKFLKDWSMVARDSEAKLSLLFNGSSIFKPSNSSSFQVVADPPLYKNESKRFHFTASNLKSLKSLISSSADSATQICPTTVEAITAFIYRCVSTPQSLLIQAVDQRGTSNDALVPADLTGNAILPFVVSATNKEEMNLERLVSELRKGKEKIQDMLKYIESEEFLCSMVSDIARELNERTSNNDIPMYRFSSLRRFPSNDINFGWGRPRQVDFSTYPMNMFILMDNQNGDGVEVIASLQDGELSALERNDEFLQFASPCLGF